The Raphanus sativus cultivar WK10039 chromosome 2, ASM80110v3, whole genome shotgun sequence DNA segment CAGCTCCGGAACCGATAAACGATCTACACCAGTTCCAGATGGTTGTATGTACTTCTGACCAAGTCCTCCCTTTTCGAAATCGAATGTGATCGGTGGTAAAGTATCTGCCTTTGTTGCTGTGAGATTGAACTCTGAGTCTTCTTCCGCAAAGAAAACGACTGTGATCCTGTTCTCCCCCGCAcaaaaaagattcaaactttttaacttagaaaataaaaaacaagagCCAATCAATACAAGCCACGTGGGAGAAAGTCCAAACCTTCCCGGGACGGTTGCATCAAACGAGAAGGAGACGAGGAGTTGACCCGGGTTCTCCGGGTCGGGTTCGAGCCTCAGAGTCTCCTTCCTCAGGTTAACGTCGTTGCGAATCGTGGCGGGTTTCTCGTACTCGATGTAAGGAGGTTGAGGTTGTTGAGTTTGAGTCGCTGGAGAAACATTGATCTtccctcttcttgttcttctcccGCCATCTCCGATGCAGCAGCAGAGATTCCCCATCTCAGATTCTTAAACTCGATTAGATCGATTCAGAGTTAGGTGTAATGGTCAACTCTGTAATTGAGAGACGAGAACGAGGAACAAGTCAAGAGCAATGGGCGTCATTATTTAAGCTTAATCAAGTAAACGTCTTTGTCttaataaattactaaaataattgttttagtAAGGACAGGACACTAATCTTTAATCTATGTGTAATATAGCAAAAGGTCTGCAAAAAGTCTATTGATATAGATGGAAAGTTATTCTCGACCTACTAATATTTGTTCGGCCTATATTAATTGGGCGGTTAGTGGAAAACGTTGGTTAATGCTTATTTGTGTGTGATTATTAGTCAATGTTTGcttcctcttcttttctttttctcttttaaaatattCCAAACATTTCTTTTGGTAGAATGTCTCGATTCTAGAGTTCATATTCCAAACATTTCTTTTGGTAGAATATCtcatatcttatatattatgaaaatataaaaagttcatATAACGTAGAAAATGTGATCTTATATCATTATTgacaatttttattatcttatttcatGACCATAATGCCAGTGGAAAAGAGTTGGAACTTTTTAGCAAGCAAAAAAAGGGAGTTGGAACTCGGAAGCAtccaagaaacaaaaacaaaacattatcaTGGTTACAATGGCAAATGCAGATTTTACAAAATGggttaaacaaacaaaaatacaaaaatctaCAACTCTCGAGTCTCGATCTCGTGTTGAATGAatttttcttcatctttttcCTCATATATTGTTCCCAAAGACGGTGAAGCTGAGACCCTCACTGGGAAAATAT contains these protein-coding regions:
- the LOC108840780 gene encoding uncharacterized protein LOC108840780, which produces MARMIGPLEVVPAIHIFPVRVSASPSLGTIYEEKDEEKFIQHEIETREL